ATGGAAATCTCCCCGATCAAAGCCTGAATCGGAACCAGCAAAAACAACCAGAGTGGATGTGTGTAAACCTGAACTCTTTCCAAGGGATTCCATCGAAGCCCGAATCCGTTCAGGAAATTGTCCACGACTCGAAACGTAATAAAGGAATCGTCCGAAAGCCAGGCGCTTTCATAAAATAAGATCGTATAAAGAGGAAAAAAAAGAAAGAGGAGAAAATATCTTCCGGAAATCCTTTTTTCAAAAGCAACTCCCGGAAAAATCATTTTTTAAGAATGGCGTTTACGAAGTTCTTCCACGATGTCTTGCAAGGAAAGACCTTGTTCGACTAACAAAACCTGAAGATGAAAAAGTAAGTCCGCGGCTTCGTGAGTGAGTTCTTTTTTATCCGCATTCTTCGCGGCGATAATCACCTCGCCGGCTTCTTCGCCTACTTTTTTAAGAATCCGATCCACTCCTCCACGAAATAGATCTGCGGTATAAGATTTATCAGGAAGTTCCTGTTTTCTTTTTTTAAGAATATTTTCCAACTGTAATAAAAATTCCATGAATCCAAGGCTTCCTTTGCGAAATCTGCCCCTAGTTTTTCGAGCCTCCGATTCTCCGACAACCGTATTTTTGCGCCCTTCCGGAAAGAAAACGCTGGCTAAAGCATTTGCAAAACAGTCCGATGTTAGAGAATGAAGAATTTATTTTTATCGATCTGCATCCTTCTGACTGTTCTTTTCCATTCTCCTCTTGGAGCCGAAATCCAATGGGAGAAATCCGTAAAGACCGCCTTTGAAAAAGCAAAGGCAAACGGGAAACCGATCTTTATCGACGTTTATGCGGATTGGTGCACGTATTGCAAAACTCTCAAAAAAGAAATCTATCCTAAAAAGGAAGTTCAAAACGAACTCTCTAAGTTTGTAACACTTTCCCTGGACGGCGACACCTTCCCGAATCTGAAGAGAAAATACGGAATCGAAGGCTATCCTTCCATGCTTTTCTTGGATCAGAATGGAAGTCTGATCGATAAGATCACGGGAATGCCCGATTCTAAAATGATTCTCAAATATCTGAAGAATGCGTACGCAAGAAGGAATCTCGAAAAGGAATACCTTGAAAAGTTATCAAAAGATCCGGACGGAATCAAAACGAACTTTCAAGCGGGAGTTTATTATTTCGAAGCGAGAGAATATTCAAAAGCGATTCAATACTTTAAGAAGGCGATCGAATCCGGAGATACAAAGAACACTGATAAAAAACACGATTCTCTTTACAATCTCGGCATCTCATATCTTGAAGTAGGAAACTTCAAGGCTTCGGTGGAGACATTCACATCCTATCTCGCAAAGTATCCGAACGGAGACTCTGCGTCCGCCTATTTCTATCGGGCAAACGCTTTCGAAGAATTAAACCGAAAAGAAGAGGCAAAATCGGATTACAAAAAAGCTTTGGAACTCACGAGCGACGCTGAGGAAAAAAAGGATCTTCAACTCAGAATCGATTCTCTAAATTAGAATATTCTAATTCTTTAAAAATCGAATTCCCCAATCCCGAACATTTCCGGCGCCCAGAGTGACAAACTTATCGCCGGGTTTCAAAAACCGGCCGAGTTCTGCAACTCCCTCTTCGAGATCTTTGGATAGAATTTTGGTCGGACGTGACATCGCATCCGCGATGAGTTTCGTTTCCACTCCTTCGATCGGGTCCTCTCCGGCCGTATAAATCGGCAAAAGAAAAACGGTCTCCCCGGTATCCAAACTTTCCGCAAATTCCTGATATAAGTTTTGAGTTCTCGTGTATCGATGCGGTTGAAACAAAATCACCGCTCTTCCGTCTTTTTTGAGACCCTCCATGGATTGAATCACGGCCCTGATTTCGGTCGGATGATGTCCGTAGTCGTCATAGACTTCGATTCCGTTTTTGCTTCCGAGATACTCGAGTCTTCTGCTGACGCCGGAATAATCCGGAATCGTCTCGACGAGTTCCTCCAGCTTCGCCCCCGCCTCGAAACAAGCCAGAACCGCCGCAAGAGCGTTTTTAAGATAGTGTTCACCCGGATACTTTAGAGAAAAAGAATATTCTTTATTTTGAAAGTAAAACGTCAAAACTCCGCCTTCGATTCGATAGAGCGCCGTTTTAGAATCTCGAATTCTTTCGTCTTGAAAAACGTCCTCTTTCCGATCGGCTTTCGTCTTTGCGAATCCAAGGATCTTAGAATGGTCTTTAAACAAAGAAAGCGAATCCCTGATTCCGATATCGTCCAAGTTCAGGATCAATCTTCTCGAAGCTTTTTCCATATAACGCGCGAATGCTTTGAGGAGATTCTCTCTTGTCTGATAATAATCCAAATGATCCTCGTCCACGTTCGTGAGAATCCGAACTTCCGCTTGGTGATTGTTGAAGGTACCGTCGGATTCGTCGGATTCGAAAATGGCCCATTCTCCCTTTCCCCAAGAACCGCCTCTTCCGTTTAAAAATGCAACTTCTCCGCCGACCATCACGGACGGGGAGAATCCACAACGTTCTAGAAGAAACGCGGTCATCGCAGTAGTCGTGGTTTTTCCGTGAGAACCCGCAACGGAGATCTGCTTTTTTTCGGACATCACTTGATGAAGAAGTTCGGACCGATGAACGATTGCGATTCCTTTCTCTTTAAATTTTTTAACCAAAGGGTGAGAATCCAATCGGATCGCAGAAGAATAAATCGCAAGATCGTAATTCTCCACCGTTAGCGTATCGGACTTTCCGAGCACTGTGGCTCCGCTCTGAATCAATTTTTCAACAACGTCGGAGTGTTTGCCGTCGTAACCGCCGACTTTCATTCCTTTTTCCAAAAGGAGAAAGGCAAGAGATGACATTCCCGATCCTCCGATCCCAAGGAAGAACGGTCTTTGAAACGATTTCCAATCGGTTTGCATCTTAGTCCAGAGAGAAAAAGTATTTCGCGGTGTCTCTCGCCGCGTCGACGTGAGAGCACTGAAGAGATTTGATCGACATGTCGTTTAACAAAGATACGTCGTTCGCCAATTTGTCCAAAATTCTAAAAAGATGGGATTCATCTTCGTCCTTCTGATCCAACACCACGGCCGCACCGTTCAGTTCGAAATACTTCGCATTCGCCATCTGATGATCATCCTTTGCATATGGATAAGGGATCAAAATCATGGGAAGAGCAAAGGCCGCGCATTCGGACAACACACCCGAACCGGAGCGAGCGATCACAAAGTTCGCCCACTCGTATTGTTCTTTCATGTTGTCCGTATAGGAGATAAGTTCCGCGTCCTTCTTCGTTTTTTGTGAAACTTCTTCGTATAATGCCGAGCCCGTTAATAAGCGAAATCGAAATTGAGTGTTGATTTCGTCGTGGTCCATCAGACGAACTACGATATTGTTGATCTGTCTCGCGCCCTGACTTCCGCCCATCACGAGCACGTTAAACTGCTTCTTCTTTTTCGTGTCGTATTTTTCCGAAAACTTCAAAGACATCTTTGGAAGCGTTTTTTTTCTCAGAGGATTTCCTATGATCGACCAATCGCAAGGCACGGAATGATCGACTGGAGGAAAACTAAACGCGGCCTTATTGGCGAAACGAAAAAACAATCGGTTCACGTTTCCGGGAATACAATTCTGTTCGCAGAGATAGACTTTTTTTCGAAAAAGAACTCCGTATAAAATCGAAGCCACGGTCGAGTAACCGCCCATTCCGATGACTACGTCCACGTTGAGTTTACGGAAAAGCAAAAACGTTTTTAGAATCTGATACGTATAACGAAAGGGAAAAAGAAGAATGTTACTGGAAAGAGGAGGAAGATTGTGCCAGAGAACCTTACAAGGCGCTTGTTCCAGATCCGGATTGTTTCGATTCCTCTCTAAAGAAAAAAGATATAAATTCTCATATCCGATCTGCTCTTTTAAGTCCGTAAGAACTTCCGCAAGAGCCACTCCCGGTGATATATGTCCTCCGGTTCCGCCGGCCGCGATTACAATCGATCTCATAGACCTAGGTTTTCCTTTCTCGTTATATTGACAAGAATTCCAAGAGAAATCAATACGATGAGAATCGACGATCCTCCGTAACTGACAAAGGGTAAGCTGATACCGGTAATCGGAAAAATTCCGGTAACAACGAACATGTTAATGATAAATTGTGTTCCCAAGATAATCAAAATTCCAGCGCCTAAATAAAAACCGAAGGGATCCTTCACCTTCTGCACAAGATAGAACGCACGAAACAGAAGTAAAAGAATCAGAAAGATAAAAATCATAAATCCCACAAAACCGAAATCTTCGACAAACGTTGCTAATACGAAGTCGGTATGACTGTAGGTCAAATAACGATGCGCATAACCCGAAGCGAGTTTATTACCGAACCAGCCTCCGTCCAAAAAAGCACGAAACGAAGTCACGAGCTGGTGACCTTCGTCAAATCGGTAGCGATACGGATCCAGCCAAACTTCCACCCTCTTCTTCCGATAACCGACCCGATCGATCAAAATATAAATCAGAGGAAGGGATACAATACCTACGACGAGCAAATTTCGAAAAGGAAATCCGAATAAGAAAATAAAACCGAGAATCACAAAAAGAATTTCTAATGTGGTTCCGAATGCTGGCTCCACAAGAATCAAAACGATCACGGTGAGAAGTAAAACCGAAGGGACCAAAAGTTTTTTGTAATCGGGGGCGGATTCTAATTTTAATTTTTTAAAAAGCGAAGCCAAATAGATCAAAACGGCGACCTTCGCGACTTCCGAGGGTTGGAGTTGATACGGGCCAAGGGCGATCCATCTGTGAAAGTTTCTTCCGTAATACGTGGAAACCGATTTTCCCACCCCAGGAATGAATACCAGAATCAAAAGTCCAATCGCGACTAACATTCCTAAGACTGCGAGTTTCTCGAGTTTCTGATACGGAAAGACCGAGAAAAAAAAGAAAAACACAAGGCTCACACAGATCCAGATCGCCTGTTTTTTGAGAAAGTATTCAGAATCCTTAAATTCTCTCCAAGCGGTGATGCTCGAAGAAGAATACATAACGCAGAGCCCTAAAAAAAGAAGAATAAAGATCGTTACAAGGAGAAGAACGTCCAAGGAAGTTTTTCCCGGAACCCAGAGTTCCCTCCACTTCCTTCCGATAGAATCGATCATTGGATTTTGAGAGTCGATAAGGAGATGATCGCGAGGATGACCGCGATGATCCAAAATCGAATTACGATCTTGGTTTCTTTCAATCCTCCCAATTCAAAGTGATGATGCAGAGGAGCCATCTTGAAGATTCTTTTTCCCGTAAGTTTAAAGGAACCCACTTGAAGAATCACGGAAAGAGCTTCGCTGACAAAGATCGCTCCCAGAATCAAAAGAAGAATTTCCTTCTTCAAAAGGATCACGACCATACCCAAAGTCGCGCCTAAAAAAAGAGAACCCGTGTCTCCCATAAAAACCTGCGCGGGATGCGCGTTGAACCAGAGAAATCCGAGAAGGGCACCGGCAAGCGCGGATAAAAAGACCGAATATTCGTGAGCGCCCGGAAGATAAGGAATGTTGAGATAATTTGCGACGATCGGGGTTCCCGAAAAATAAGCGATGATTCCTAACGTAACAACGGCGATCGCAACGGTTCCGGTCGCGAGTCCGTCGAGTCCGTCCGTCAAATTCACGGCGTGAGAAGAACCGATGATCACGATGATCGAAAACGGAATCGCAAGAAGTCCGAGCGCAAGAACAGGTCCTTTCACAAAAGGAAAAAACAAATCCGTCAGTTGAAAGGGAATTTTACCGGAATGTCCGGGAGGAGTATGACCTGTATAATAAAAGAATAATATACAAAACCCGAGAGAAATCAAAATGGAAAGAAGAAACTTGGTTCGCGCGCGCATTCCACCTTTGATTTTTTTTACCGATTTCATATAATCGTCCGCGAAACCGAGGCCGGAGAAAAAGAGAGAAAAAACGGCGAGCAACAAGATGTTCGGATTTTTAAGATTCCCCCAAAGGAGAACGGAAAGAAGAAGAGAACCGATGATCAGAAGACCTCCCATCGTAGGAGTTCCCTTTTTTGCCTCGTGGGATTTCGGGCCGTCGTCCCGAACAGACTCTCTGAACTTGAGTCCGTATAAAAAGTCGATCACACGATGACCGAACCAGAACGTGACCAACATCGAAGTCAATCCCGCCATCAAAGCGCGAAACGTAACGTAACTAAAAATACGAAGGGAATCCAGATGGTTGAAGTAAAGATCGTAGAGATAATAAAACATGTACCCGTCCTAGTTTCAAAAAAAAGGAGTGTTCTTTATTTGTATCGGAGAATTTTAAAAAAGACCGAAGGCTTTTTGAACCTGCTCCACATCGCTGAAGTGACGTTTTTCTTTGCCGATGATTTGATATTCTTCGTGACCCTTTCCCGCGACGAGAAGACAACCGCCTTCCGGCAAAACCGCCACACCTTCTGCGATCGCCTTGGCCCGGTCCACTTCCCTGAGAAGCGGAACAAAACCATTGGAAAAGCCGGTTTGAATTTCATCCAAGATCGACTCCGGTTCCTCCGTCCTCGGATTATCAGAGGTAAGAATGACCTGATCCGAAAGTTCTTCCGCGATCCGCGCCATCTTCGGACGTTTGGTCCGATCCCGATCTCCCCCACAACCGAAGAGAGTGATCAGTTGTTTCGGTTTCGAATCTCGGACACTTCGGATAATATTTTCCAGAGCGTCCGGGGTATGAGCGTAATCGACAACCGCCATTCGAGAACGGTCCTTGCTGTAGACGATTTGGAAACGTCCAGGGATCTGCGGAATTCTTTCTAAAGAAGAAGACATCTTTTCAGGGTCCAAGCCGAGCCTGATTCCGGTAATCCAAGCAAGGGCCGTATTGCGAACGTTAAACGAACCCAGAAGATTGGTATGGATCGGATGAGAATTGCCTCCCTCCGTCAAAGAATAGGAAGTGCCTTGGAGATTCAAGGACGGACCTTCGACTTTCCATTCTCTGAGAGGACCGTCTAACGCACTCACTTGCAAACTCGGAAGGCGTGATTGGATTTTTTCCAAAAGCTCTTTTCCACCCGGTGAAATATAATCGAGAACGGCAAACGAAGAAGGGAACGAATCCAAAATTTCAAAAAGACGGAACTTGCTTTCAAAATAATCTTCCATATCCGGATGAAAGTCGAGATGATCCTGAGTGAGATTGGTAAAGACGCCCGCCTTCAGAGAAATTCCGTTCATCCTTCCGAGTTTGAGACCGTGAGAACTCGCTTCCATAAAAACGGTGTCCACTCCCTGATCCTTCATCTCCTTGAGAATGAGATTGAGAGAGGAAGCGTCCGGCGTAGTATAACCCGTATCGATCAGCTGATCTCCGAATTTCACTCCGATCGTTCCGATCAAACCGCAGTTGCGTCCTTGCTCTTTTGCTAATGCGAAAAGAATATTCGTAAGAGAAGTTTTTCCGTTGGTTCCCGTCACCGCGACGATCTCCAACTCTTTCGAAGGATGACCGAGAAGAAAGGAGGCGATTCTTCCTTGGAGTTGTTCGGGATCGATTTCGGTTTCTAAAACGATCTTAGAATCCGGAAGGACGATCGAAGAACCGGTCCGAATCAAAATCAAGGAAGCCTTTGTGTTGGAAATATATTCTTCTTTTTTAGAACCGAGGGAATCGGAGACGCAGAAGATATCTTCTAAGTTTGTCTTTCGAGAATCGGATTGGATATAACCGATTTCGATTCCATCGGACGACTTGCCGTTTGGAACGGATCTTAGTTTGAGTTCAGGAAATTCATGGAGAAGCTGGGTTAACTTCATTCTCGTCTTCATTTTTTTCAGGAGGTAG
This Leptospira stimsonii DNA region includes the following protein-coding sequences:
- the hisE gene encoding phosphoribosyl-ATP diphosphatase — translated: MEFLLQLENILKKRKQELPDKSYTADLFRGGVDRILKKVGEEAGEVIIAAKNADKKELTHEAADLLFHLQVLLVEQGLSLQDIVEELRKRHS
- the murC gene encoding UDP-N-acetylmuramate--L-alanine ligase is translated as MQTDWKSFQRPFFLGIGGSGMSSLAFLLLEKGMKVGGYDGKHSDVVEKLIQSGATVLGKSDTLTVENYDLAIYSSAIRLDSHPLVKKFKEKGIAIVHRSELLHQVMSEKKQISVAGSHGKTTTTAMTAFLLERCGFSPSVMVGGEVAFLNGRGGSWGKGEWAIFESDESDGTFNNHQAEVRILTNVDEDHLDYYQTRENLLKAFARYMEKASRRLILNLDDIGIRDSLSLFKDHSKILGFAKTKADRKEDVFQDERIRDSKTALYRIEGGVLTFYFQNKEYSFSLKYPGEHYLKNALAAVLACFEAGAKLEELVETIPDYSGVSRRLEYLGSKNGIEVYDDYGHHPTEIRAVIQSMEGLKKDGRAVILFQPHRYTRTQNLYQEFAESLDTGETVFLLPIYTAGEDPIEGVETKLIADAMSRPTKILSKDLEEGVAELGRFLKPGDKFVTLGAGNVRDWGIRFLKN
- a CDS encoding UDP-N-acetylglucosamine--N-acetylmuramyl-(pentapeptide) pyrophosphoryl-undecaprenol N-acetylglucosamine transferase, whose translation is MRSIVIAAGGTGGHISPGVALAEVLTDLKEQIGYENLYLFSLERNRNNPDLEQAPCKVLWHNLPPLSSNILLFPFRYTYQILKTFLLFRKLNVDVVIGMGGYSTVASILYGVLFRKKVYLCEQNCIPGNVNRLFFRFANKAAFSFPPVDHSVPCDWSIIGNPLRKKTLPKMSLKFSEKYDTKKKKQFNVLVMGGSQGARQINNIVVRLMDHDEINTQFRFRLLTGSALYEEVSQKTKKDAELISYTDNMKEQYEWANFVIARSGSGVLSECAAFALPMILIPYPYAKDDHQMANAKYFELNGAAVVLDQKDEDESHLFRILDKLANDVSLLNDMSIKSLQCSHVDAARDTAKYFFSLD
- a CDS encoding FtsW/RodA/SpoVE family cell cycle protein; the protein is MIDSIGRKWRELWVPGKTSLDVLLLVTIFILLFLGLCVMYSSSSITAWREFKDSEYFLKKQAIWICVSLVFFFFFSVFPYQKLEKLAVLGMLVAIGLLILVFIPGVGKSVSTYYGRNFHRWIALGPYQLQPSEVAKVAVLIYLASLFKKLKLESAPDYKKLLVPSVLLLTVIVLILVEPAFGTTLEILFVILGFIFLFGFPFRNLLVVGIVSLPLIYILIDRVGYRKKRVEVWLDPYRYRFDEGHQLVTSFRAFLDGGWFGNKLASGYAHRYLTYSHTDFVLATFVEDFGFVGFMIFIFLILLLLFRAFYLVQKVKDPFGFYLGAGILIILGTQFIINMFVVTGIFPITGISLPFVSYGGSSILIVLISLGILVNITRKENLGL
- the mraY gene encoding phospho-N-acetylmuramoyl-pentapeptide-transferase; amino-acid sequence: MFYYLYDLYFNHLDSLRIFSYVTFRALMAGLTSMLVTFWFGHRVIDFLYGLKFRESVRDDGPKSHEAKKGTPTMGGLLIIGSLLLSVLLWGNLKNPNILLLAVFSLFFSGLGFADDYMKSVKKIKGGMRARTKFLLSILISLGFCILFFYYTGHTPPGHSGKIPFQLTDLFFPFVKGPVLALGLLAIPFSIIVIIGSSHAVNLTDGLDGLATGTVAIAVVTLGIIAYFSGTPIVANYLNIPYLPGAHEYSVFLSALAGALLGFLWFNAHPAQVFMGDTGSLFLGATLGMVVILLKKEILLLILGAIFVSEALSVILQVGSFKLTGKRIFKMAPLHHHFELGGLKETKIVIRFWIIAVILAIISLSTLKIQ
- a CDS encoding UDP-N-acetylmuramoyl-L-alanyl-D-glutamate--2,6-diaminopimelate ligase, translated to MKLTQLLHEFPELKLRSVPNGKSSDGIEIGYIQSDSRKTNLEDIFCVSDSLGSKKEEYISNTKASLILIRTGSSIVLPDSKIVLETEIDPEQLQGRIASFLLGHPSKELEIVAVTGTNGKTSLTNILFALAKEQGRNCGLIGTIGVKFGDQLIDTGYTTPDASSLNLILKEMKDQGVDTVFMEASSHGLKLGRMNGISLKAGVFTNLTQDHLDFHPDMEDYFESKFRLFEILDSFPSSFAVLDYISPGGKELLEKIQSRLPSLQVSALDGPLREWKVEGPSLNLQGTSYSLTEGGNSHPIHTNLLGSFNVRNTALAWITGIRLGLDPEKMSSSLERIPQIPGRFQIVYSKDRSRMAVVDYAHTPDALENIIRSVRDSKPKQLITLFGCGGDRDRTKRPKMARIAEELSDQVILTSDNPRTEEPESILDEIQTGFSNGFVPLLREVDRAKAIAEGVAVLPEGGCLLVAGKGHEEYQIIGKEKRHFSDVEQVQKAFGLF